In the genome of Schistocerca piceifrons isolate TAMUIC-IGC-003096 chromosome X, iqSchPice1.1, whole genome shotgun sequence, one region contains:
- the LOC124722380 gene encoding ell-associated factor Eaf-like, giving the protein MRRIGPEKPAGSEYCTEGHSALLTCAVQQSSSPAVQQQQQQQRSRSRSAAAVQPAGASQSASQQQQQQQQPRPRPRQQQLRRSYHPPSPSPSPDYGGSAAAAAAATVDAVGGASSGNSRGESGGCDCGFGGATAVDAVGGAGAGSIGDSNAGDSAGAAYSGGNETAKSVADGVKTLETTGKGERLLEKDHDVTLVETVEMVV; this is encoded by the exons ATGCGGCGGATCGGGCCGGAGAAACCAGCGGGCTCGGAGTACTGTACGGAGGGCCACTCTGCACTGCTCACTT GTGCCGTCCAGCAGTCCAGCAGTCCAgcagtccagcagcagcagcagcagcagcggtcccggtcccggtctgcagcggcggtccagccggcaggagccagccagtcagccagccagcagcagcagcagcagcagcagccccggccccgtccgcggcagcagcagctgcggcgttcctaccacccgccgtcgccgtcgccgtcgcc TGATTATGGTggtagtgctgctgctgctgctgctgctactgtcgacGCTGTTGGTGGAGCTTCTTCTgggaacagtagaggtgaaagtgGTGGTTGTGATTGTGGTTTTGGTGGTGCTACTGCTGTCGATGCTGTTGGTGGAGCTGGTGCTGGGAGTATTGGAGATAGCAATGCTGGTGACAGTGCTGGAGCTGCATATTCTGGTGGCAATGAGACTGCCAAATCGGTTGCTGATGGCGTTAAGACATTGGAGACGACAGGGAAGGGAGAAAGATTACTGGAGAAAGACCATGACGTGACATTGGTTGAAACAGTTGAGATGGTGGTGTAG